From a single Rhinolophus ferrumequinum isolate MPI-CBG mRhiFer1 chromosome 15, mRhiFer1_v1.p, whole genome shotgun sequence genomic region:
- the RFWD3 gene encoding E3 ubiquitin-protein ligase RFWD3 isoform X4, translating to MAHETMEYDLQVQLDHHAAEQPAAAEVVSSQGEPHLLQPAPAEVDSSQGEPHLLQPTSEVSIDLTEEEDLSGEGNVENTNPGASEARRQGSGANRVIRVASVDSMSTFISGLQRLHGMLEFLRPPLNHNVGPVRARRRRGSTSRRARAGGSQRTASARSRAPLDAYFQVSRTQPHLPTTSDNSGASNPVSEDLQVSSNSDSDSDSSVEYEEVVVQEEEPGTVVLEEQPGGISAEQEVICIDGRETPPKQSSQKSSSLLPSASTDEEEGDTCTICLEQWTNAGDHRLSALRCGHLFGYKCISKWLKGQARKCPQCNKKAKHSDIVVLYARTLRALDTSEHEHMKSSLLKEQTLRKQAELESAQCRLQLQLLTDECTKLHSRVQDLQKLILQHRDQILQKARSSHIRFLKGLPSSQSQHKYHFQKTFTVSQSGNCRIMTYCDALSCLVVSQPSPQASFLPGFGVKMLSTADMKSSQYIPMHSKQIRGLAFSIRSRGLLLSASLDNTIKLTSLETNTVVQTYNAGRAVWSCCWCLDETNYMYAGLVNGSVLVYDLRNTSSHVQELAPQKARCPLVSLSYIPRAASTAFPYGGVLAGTLENASFWELKMGFSHWPHVLPMEPGGYIDFQTESTTRHCLVTYRPDKNHNTLRSVLMEMSYKLDDAGEPICSCHPVQTFLGGPTCKLLTKNAIFQNPENDGSILVCTGDEASNSAMVWDAGTGSLLQDLRTDQPVLDICPFEVNHSNCLATLTEKMVHIYRWE from the exons ATGGCTCATGAAACAATGGAATATGATCTTCAGGTACAGTTAGATCATCATGCTGCAGAACAGCCTGCTGCTGCTGAAGTGGTCAGCAGCCAAGGGGAACCACACCTGTTGCAGCCTGCTCCTGCTGAAGTGGACAGCAGTCAGGGGGAACCGCACCTGTTGCAGCCTACGTCAGAGGTGTCCATTGACCTGACAGAGGAAGAGGACCTCTCGGGAGAAGGGAATGTGGAGAACACCAATCCAGGAGCTTCAGAGGCGCGCAGGCAGGGATCTGGTGCTAACCGCGTCATCCGAGTGGCTTCAGTGGATTCAATGAGCACCTTCATCAGTGGGCTACAGAGACTGCATGGCATGCTGGAATTCCTGAGACCACCTTTAAACCACAACGTGGGGCCAGTGAgagccaggaggaggagggggtcTACTTCACGAAGGGCAAGAGCCGGAGGGTCTCAGAGGACAGCCAGTGCCAG GTCCAGAGCCCCGTTGGATGCTTACTTTCAAGTGAGCAGGACCCAGCCTCATTTGCCAACTACCTCTGATAACTCAGGGGCTAGTAATCCTGTCTCTGAAGACTTGCAGGTATCAAGTAATTCTGATTCTGACAGCGACAGTTCTGTAGAGTATGAAGAGGTTGTTGTCCAGGAAGAGGAACCTGGAACTGTCGTTTTAGAAG AACAACCAGGAGGTATTTCAGCAGAGCAAGAAGTTATATGTATTGATGGAAGAGAGACCCCCCCCAAGCAG TCTTCCCAGAAGTCTAGCTCTCTTCTACCTTCAGcttctacagatgaggaagaaggggataCTTGCACAATATGTTTAGAACAGTGGACCAATGCTGGGGATCACCGGCTCTCAGCATTACGCTGTGGGCACCTCTTTGGGTATAAGTGCATTTCTAAGTGGCTCAAAGGACAGGCACGAAAATGTCCTCAG TGCAACAAGAAAGCCAAGCACAGTGACATTGTTGTCCTTTATGCCCGAACCCTGAGAGCTTTGGACACTAGTGAAcatgagcacatgaaaag TTCCTTACTAAAGGAGCAGACGCTGAGGAAGCAGGCTGAGTTAGAATCAGCACAGTGCCGGCTCCAACTTCAACTCCTCACTGATGAATGCACTAAGCTTCATAGTCGTGTCCAG GACTTGCAAAAACTTATTCTGCAGCATCGGGATCAGATTTTACAGAAAGCCAGGAGCTCCCACATACGTTTCCTGAAGGGCCTGCCCTCCAGCCAGAGCCAGCACAAGTATCACTTCCAGAAGACCTTCACAGTGTCTCAGAGTGGAAACTGCCGAATCATGACATACTGTGATGCTCTGAGCTGCTTGGTGGTGTCACAGCCTTCTCCTCAGGCCTCTTTCCTTCCAG GCTTTGGTGTTAAGATGTTGAGTACTGCCGACATGAAAAGCAGTCAGTACATTCCTATGCATAGCAAACAGATCCGCGGACTGGCTTTCAGCATTCGGTCCAGAGGCTtacttctctctgcttccctaGACAACACTATTAAACTGACCAG TCTGGAAACAAATACTGTGGTCCAGACTTATAATGCTGGACGTGCTGTCTGGAGCTGCTGCTGGTGTCTTGATGAAACCAATTACATGTATGCTGGATTGGTCAATGGTTCAGTTCTGGTATATGACCTTCGAAATACAAGTTCTCATGTCCAGGAGTTAGCACCTCAGAAAGCCAG atGCCCGCTGGTGTCTCTCTCATACATACCCAGAGCTGCCTCGACTGCATTTCCATATGGCGGAGTGTTGGCTGGAACCTTGGAGAATGCTTCCTTCTGGGAGCTAAAAATGGGCTTTTCTCATTGGCCTCATGTGCTTCCCATGGAGCCAGGGGGCTACATAGACTTTCAGACAGAGAGTACCACCCGACACTGTCTTGTGACCTACCGGCCTG ATAAAAATCACAACACCTTACGAAGTGTGCTGATGGAGATGTCCTACAAGCTAGATGACGCTGGAGAGCCCATCTGCTCCTGCCATCCTGTACAGACATTCCTTGGGGGACCCACTTGCAAACTACTGACCAAAAATGCCATTTTCCAAAACCCAGAGAATGATGGCAGCATCCTGGTGTGCACTGGGGATGAAGCATCAAATTCGGCCATG
- the RFWD3 gene encoding E3 ubiquitin-protein ligase RFWD3 isoform X2, producing the protein MAHETMEYDLQVQLDHHAAEQPAAAEVVSSQGEPHLLQPAPAEVDSSQGEPHLLQPTSEVSIDLTEEEDLSGEGNVENTNPGASEARRQGSGANRVIRVASVDSMSTFISGLQRLHGMLEFLRPPLNHNVGPVRARRRRGSTSRRARAGGSQRTASARSRAPLDAYFQVSRTQPHLPTTSDNSGASNPVSEDLQVSSNSDSDSDSSVEYEEVVVQEEEPGTVVLEEQPGGISAEQEVICIDGRETPPKQQSSQKSSSLLPSASTDEEEGDTCTICLEQWTNAGDHRLSALRCGHLFGYKCISKWLKGQARKCPQCNKKAKHSDIVVLYARTLRALDTSEHEHMKSSLLKEQTLRKQAELESAQCRLQLQLLTDECTKLHSRVQDLQKLILQHRDQILQKARSSHIRFLKGLPSSQSQHKYHFQKTFTVSQSGNCRIMTYCDALSCLVVSQPSPQASFLPGFGVKMLSTADMKSSQYIPMHSKQIRGLAFSIRSRGLLLSASLDNTIKLTSLETNTVVQTYNAGRAVWSCCWCLDETNYMYAGLVNGSVLVYDLRNTSSHVQELAPQKARCPLVSLSYIPRAASTAFPYGGVLAGTLENASFWELKMGFSHWPHVLPMEPGGYIDFQTESTTRHCLVTYRPDKNHNTLRSVLMEMSYKLDDAGEPICSCHPVQTFLGGPTCKLLTKNAIFQNPENDGSILVCTGDEASNSAMVWDAGTGSLLQDLRTDQPVLDICPFEVNHSNCLATLTEKMVHIYRWE; encoded by the exons ATGGCTCATGAAACAATGGAATATGATCTTCAGGTACAGTTAGATCATCATGCTGCAGAACAGCCTGCTGCTGCTGAAGTGGTCAGCAGCCAAGGGGAACCACACCTGTTGCAGCCTGCTCCTGCTGAAGTGGACAGCAGTCAGGGGGAACCGCACCTGTTGCAGCCTACGTCAGAGGTGTCCATTGACCTGACAGAGGAAGAGGACCTCTCGGGAGAAGGGAATGTGGAGAACACCAATCCAGGAGCTTCAGAGGCGCGCAGGCAGGGATCTGGTGCTAACCGCGTCATCCGAGTGGCTTCAGTGGATTCAATGAGCACCTTCATCAGTGGGCTACAGAGACTGCATGGCATGCTGGAATTCCTGAGACCACCTTTAAACCACAACGTGGGGCCAGTGAgagccaggaggaggagggggtcTACTTCACGAAGGGCAAGAGCCGGAGGGTCTCAGAGGACAGCCAGTGCCAG GTCCAGAGCCCCGTTGGATGCTTACTTTCAAGTGAGCAGGACCCAGCCTCATTTGCCAACTACCTCTGATAACTCAGGGGCTAGTAATCCTGTCTCTGAAGACTTGCAGGTATCAAGTAATTCTGATTCTGACAGCGACAGTTCTGTAGAGTATGAAGAGGTTGTTGTCCAGGAAGAGGAACCTGGAACTGTCGTTTTAGAAG AACAACCAGGAGGTATTTCAGCAGAGCAAGAAGTTATATGTATTGATGGAAGAGAGACCCCCCCCAAGCAG CAGTCTTCCCAGAAGTCTAGCTCTCTTCTACCTTCAGcttctacagatgaggaagaaggggataCTTGCACAATATGTTTAGAACAGTGGACCAATGCTGGGGATCACCGGCTCTCAGCATTACGCTGTGGGCACCTCTTTGGGTATAAGTGCATTTCTAAGTGGCTCAAAGGACAGGCACGAAAATGTCCTCAG TGCAACAAGAAAGCCAAGCACAGTGACATTGTTGTCCTTTATGCCCGAACCCTGAGAGCTTTGGACACTAGTGAAcatgagcacatgaaaag TTCCTTACTAAAGGAGCAGACGCTGAGGAAGCAGGCTGAGTTAGAATCAGCACAGTGCCGGCTCCAACTTCAACTCCTCACTGATGAATGCACTAAGCTTCATAGTCGTGTCCAG GACTTGCAAAAACTTATTCTGCAGCATCGGGATCAGATTTTACAGAAAGCCAGGAGCTCCCACATACGTTTCCTGAAGGGCCTGCCCTCCAGCCAGAGCCAGCACAAGTATCACTTCCAGAAGACCTTCACAGTGTCTCAGAGTGGAAACTGCCGAATCATGACATACTGTGATGCTCTGAGCTGCTTGGTGGTGTCACAGCCTTCTCCTCAGGCCTCTTTCCTTCCAG GCTTTGGTGTTAAGATGTTGAGTACTGCCGACATGAAAAGCAGTCAGTACATTCCTATGCATAGCAAACAGATCCGCGGACTGGCTTTCAGCATTCGGTCCAGAGGCTtacttctctctgcttccctaGACAACACTATTAAACTGACCAG TCTGGAAACAAATACTGTGGTCCAGACTTATAATGCTGGACGTGCTGTCTGGAGCTGCTGCTGGTGTCTTGATGAAACCAATTACATGTATGCTGGATTGGTCAATGGTTCAGTTCTGGTATATGACCTTCGAAATACAAGTTCTCATGTCCAGGAGTTAGCACCTCAGAAAGCCAG atGCCCGCTGGTGTCTCTCTCATACATACCCAGAGCTGCCTCGACTGCATTTCCATATGGCGGAGTGTTGGCTGGAACCTTGGAGAATGCTTCCTTCTGGGAGCTAAAAATGGGCTTTTCTCATTGGCCTCATGTGCTTCCCATGGAGCCAGGGGGCTACATAGACTTTCAGACAGAGAGTACCACCCGACACTGTCTTGTGACCTACCGGCCTG ATAAAAATCACAACACCTTACGAAGTGTGCTGATGGAGATGTCCTACAAGCTAGATGACGCTGGAGAGCCCATCTGCTCCTGCCATCCTGTACAGACATTCCTTGGGGGACCCACTTGCAAACTACTGACCAAAAATGCCATTTTCCAAAACCCAGAGAATGATGGCAGCATCCTGGTGTGCACTGGGGATGAAGCATCAAATTCGGCCATG
- the RFWD3 gene encoding E3 ubiquitin-protein ligase RFWD3 isoform X3, producing the protein MAHETMEYDLQVQLDHHAAEQPAAAEVVSSQGEPHLLQPAPAEVDSSQGEPHLLQPTSEVSIDLTEEEDLSGEGNVENTNPGASEARRQGSGANRVIRVASVDSMSTFISGLQRLHGMLEFLRPPLNHNVGPVRARRRRGSTSRRARAGGSQRTASARSRAPLDAYFQVSRTQPHLPTTSDNSGASNPVSEDLQVSSNSDSDSDSSVEYEEVVVQEEEPGTVVLEAEQPGGISAEQEVICIDGRETPPKQSSQKSSSLLPSASTDEEEGDTCTICLEQWTNAGDHRLSALRCGHLFGYKCISKWLKGQARKCPQCNKKAKHSDIVVLYARTLRALDTSEHEHMKSSLLKEQTLRKQAELESAQCRLQLQLLTDECTKLHSRVQDLQKLILQHRDQILQKARSSHIRFLKGLPSSQSQHKYHFQKTFTVSQSGNCRIMTYCDALSCLVVSQPSPQASFLPGFGVKMLSTADMKSSQYIPMHSKQIRGLAFSIRSRGLLLSASLDNTIKLTSLETNTVVQTYNAGRAVWSCCWCLDETNYMYAGLVNGSVLVYDLRNTSSHVQELAPQKARCPLVSLSYIPRAASTAFPYGGVLAGTLENASFWELKMGFSHWPHVLPMEPGGYIDFQTESTTRHCLVTYRPDKNHNTLRSVLMEMSYKLDDAGEPICSCHPVQTFLGGPTCKLLTKNAIFQNPENDGSILVCTGDEASNSAMVWDAGTGSLLQDLRTDQPVLDICPFEVNHSNCLATLTEKMVHIYRWE; encoded by the exons ATGGCTCATGAAACAATGGAATATGATCTTCAGGTACAGTTAGATCATCATGCTGCAGAACAGCCTGCTGCTGCTGAAGTGGTCAGCAGCCAAGGGGAACCACACCTGTTGCAGCCTGCTCCTGCTGAAGTGGACAGCAGTCAGGGGGAACCGCACCTGTTGCAGCCTACGTCAGAGGTGTCCATTGACCTGACAGAGGAAGAGGACCTCTCGGGAGAAGGGAATGTGGAGAACACCAATCCAGGAGCTTCAGAGGCGCGCAGGCAGGGATCTGGTGCTAACCGCGTCATCCGAGTGGCTTCAGTGGATTCAATGAGCACCTTCATCAGTGGGCTACAGAGACTGCATGGCATGCTGGAATTCCTGAGACCACCTTTAAACCACAACGTGGGGCCAGTGAgagccaggaggaggagggggtcTACTTCACGAAGGGCAAGAGCCGGAGGGTCTCAGAGGACAGCCAGTGCCAG GTCCAGAGCCCCGTTGGATGCTTACTTTCAAGTGAGCAGGACCCAGCCTCATTTGCCAACTACCTCTGATAACTCAGGGGCTAGTAATCCTGTCTCTGAAGACTTGCAGGTATCAAGTAATTCTGATTCTGACAGCGACAGTTCTGTAGAGTATGAAGAGGTTGTTGTCCAGGAAGAGGAACCTGGAACTGTCGTTTTAGAAG CAGAACAACCAGGAGGTATTTCAGCAGAGCAAGAAGTTATATGTATTGATGGAAGAGAGACCCCCCCCAAGCAG TCTTCCCAGAAGTCTAGCTCTCTTCTACCTTCAGcttctacagatgaggaagaaggggataCTTGCACAATATGTTTAGAACAGTGGACCAATGCTGGGGATCACCGGCTCTCAGCATTACGCTGTGGGCACCTCTTTGGGTATAAGTGCATTTCTAAGTGGCTCAAAGGACAGGCACGAAAATGTCCTCAG TGCAACAAGAAAGCCAAGCACAGTGACATTGTTGTCCTTTATGCCCGAACCCTGAGAGCTTTGGACACTAGTGAAcatgagcacatgaaaag TTCCTTACTAAAGGAGCAGACGCTGAGGAAGCAGGCTGAGTTAGAATCAGCACAGTGCCGGCTCCAACTTCAACTCCTCACTGATGAATGCACTAAGCTTCATAGTCGTGTCCAG GACTTGCAAAAACTTATTCTGCAGCATCGGGATCAGATTTTACAGAAAGCCAGGAGCTCCCACATACGTTTCCTGAAGGGCCTGCCCTCCAGCCAGAGCCAGCACAAGTATCACTTCCAGAAGACCTTCACAGTGTCTCAGAGTGGAAACTGCCGAATCATGACATACTGTGATGCTCTGAGCTGCTTGGTGGTGTCACAGCCTTCTCCTCAGGCCTCTTTCCTTCCAG GCTTTGGTGTTAAGATGTTGAGTACTGCCGACATGAAAAGCAGTCAGTACATTCCTATGCATAGCAAACAGATCCGCGGACTGGCTTTCAGCATTCGGTCCAGAGGCTtacttctctctgcttccctaGACAACACTATTAAACTGACCAG TCTGGAAACAAATACTGTGGTCCAGACTTATAATGCTGGACGTGCTGTCTGGAGCTGCTGCTGGTGTCTTGATGAAACCAATTACATGTATGCTGGATTGGTCAATGGTTCAGTTCTGGTATATGACCTTCGAAATACAAGTTCTCATGTCCAGGAGTTAGCACCTCAGAAAGCCAG atGCCCGCTGGTGTCTCTCTCATACATACCCAGAGCTGCCTCGACTGCATTTCCATATGGCGGAGTGTTGGCTGGAACCTTGGAGAATGCTTCCTTCTGGGAGCTAAAAATGGGCTTTTCTCATTGGCCTCATGTGCTTCCCATGGAGCCAGGGGGCTACATAGACTTTCAGACAGAGAGTACCACCCGACACTGTCTTGTGACCTACCGGCCTG ATAAAAATCACAACACCTTACGAAGTGTGCTGATGGAGATGTCCTACAAGCTAGATGACGCTGGAGAGCCCATCTGCTCCTGCCATCCTGTACAGACATTCCTTGGGGGACCCACTTGCAAACTACTGACCAAAAATGCCATTTTCCAAAACCCAGAGAATGATGGCAGCATCCTGGTGTGCACTGGGGATGAAGCATCAAATTCGGCCATG
- the RFWD3 gene encoding E3 ubiquitin-protein ligase RFWD3 isoform X1 encodes MAHETMEYDLQVQLDHHAAEQPAAAEVVSSQGEPHLLQPAPAEVDSSQGEPHLLQPTSEVSIDLTEEEDLSGEGNVENTNPGASEARRQGSGANRVIRVASVDSMSTFISGLQRLHGMLEFLRPPLNHNVGPVRARRRRGSTSRRARAGGSQRTASARSRAPLDAYFQVSRTQPHLPTTSDNSGASNPVSEDLQVSSNSDSDSDSSVEYEEVVVQEEEPGTVVLEAEQPGGISAEQEVICIDGRETPPKQQSSQKSSSLLPSASTDEEEGDTCTICLEQWTNAGDHRLSALRCGHLFGYKCISKWLKGQARKCPQCNKKAKHSDIVVLYARTLRALDTSEHEHMKSSLLKEQTLRKQAELESAQCRLQLQLLTDECTKLHSRVQDLQKLILQHRDQILQKARSSHIRFLKGLPSSQSQHKYHFQKTFTVSQSGNCRIMTYCDALSCLVVSQPSPQASFLPGFGVKMLSTADMKSSQYIPMHSKQIRGLAFSIRSRGLLLSASLDNTIKLTSLETNTVVQTYNAGRAVWSCCWCLDETNYMYAGLVNGSVLVYDLRNTSSHVQELAPQKARCPLVSLSYIPRAASTAFPYGGVLAGTLENASFWELKMGFSHWPHVLPMEPGGYIDFQTESTTRHCLVTYRPDKNHNTLRSVLMEMSYKLDDAGEPICSCHPVQTFLGGPTCKLLTKNAIFQNPENDGSILVCTGDEASNSAMVWDAGTGSLLQDLRTDQPVLDICPFEVNHSNCLATLTEKMVHIYRWE; translated from the exons ATGGCTCATGAAACAATGGAATATGATCTTCAGGTACAGTTAGATCATCATGCTGCAGAACAGCCTGCTGCTGCTGAAGTGGTCAGCAGCCAAGGGGAACCACACCTGTTGCAGCCTGCTCCTGCTGAAGTGGACAGCAGTCAGGGGGAACCGCACCTGTTGCAGCCTACGTCAGAGGTGTCCATTGACCTGACAGAGGAAGAGGACCTCTCGGGAGAAGGGAATGTGGAGAACACCAATCCAGGAGCTTCAGAGGCGCGCAGGCAGGGATCTGGTGCTAACCGCGTCATCCGAGTGGCTTCAGTGGATTCAATGAGCACCTTCATCAGTGGGCTACAGAGACTGCATGGCATGCTGGAATTCCTGAGACCACCTTTAAACCACAACGTGGGGCCAGTGAgagccaggaggaggagggggtcTACTTCACGAAGGGCAAGAGCCGGAGGGTCTCAGAGGACAGCCAGTGCCAG GTCCAGAGCCCCGTTGGATGCTTACTTTCAAGTGAGCAGGACCCAGCCTCATTTGCCAACTACCTCTGATAACTCAGGGGCTAGTAATCCTGTCTCTGAAGACTTGCAGGTATCAAGTAATTCTGATTCTGACAGCGACAGTTCTGTAGAGTATGAAGAGGTTGTTGTCCAGGAAGAGGAACCTGGAACTGTCGTTTTAGAAG CAGAACAACCAGGAGGTATTTCAGCAGAGCAAGAAGTTATATGTATTGATGGAAGAGAGACCCCCCCCAAGCAG CAGTCTTCCCAGAAGTCTAGCTCTCTTCTACCTTCAGcttctacagatgaggaagaaggggataCTTGCACAATATGTTTAGAACAGTGGACCAATGCTGGGGATCACCGGCTCTCAGCATTACGCTGTGGGCACCTCTTTGGGTATAAGTGCATTTCTAAGTGGCTCAAAGGACAGGCACGAAAATGTCCTCAG TGCAACAAGAAAGCCAAGCACAGTGACATTGTTGTCCTTTATGCCCGAACCCTGAGAGCTTTGGACACTAGTGAAcatgagcacatgaaaag TTCCTTACTAAAGGAGCAGACGCTGAGGAAGCAGGCTGAGTTAGAATCAGCACAGTGCCGGCTCCAACTTCAACTCCTCACTGATGAATGCACTAAGCTTCATAGTCGTGTCCAG GACTTGCAAAAACTTATTCTGCAGCATCGGGATCAGATTTTACAGAAAGCCAGGAGCTCCCACATACGTTTCCTGAAGGGCCTGCCCTCCAGCCAGAGCCAGCACAAGTATCACTTCCAGAAGACCTTCACAGTGTCTCAGAGTGGAAACTGCCGAATCATGACATACTGTGATGCTCTGAGCTGCTTGGTGGTGTCACAGCCTTCTCCTCAGGCCTCTTTCCTTCCAG GCTTTGGTGTTAAGATGTTGAGTACTGCCGACATGAAAAGCAGTCAGTACATTCCTATGCATAGCAAACAGATCCGCGGACTGGCTTTCAGCATTCGGTCCAGAGGCTtacttctctctgcttccctaGACAACACTATTAAACTGACCAG TCTGGAAACAAATACTGTGGTCCAGACTTATAATGCTGGACGTGCTGTCTGGAGCTGCTGCTGGTGTCTTGATGAAACCAATTACATGTATGCTGGATTGGTCAATGGTTCAGTTCTGGTATATGACCTTCGAAATACAAGTTCTCATGTCCAGGAGTTAGCACCTCAGAAAGCCAG atGCCCGCTGGTGTCTCTCTCATACATACCCAGAGCTGCCTCGACTGCATTTCCATATGGCGGAGTGTTGGCTGGAACCTTGGAGAATGCTTCCTTCTGGGAGCTAAAAATGGGCTTTTCTCATTGGCCTCATGTGCTTCCCATGGAGCCAGGGGGCTACATAGACTTTCAGACAGAGAGTACCACCCGACACTGTCTTGTGACCTACCGGCCTG ATAAAAATCACAACACCTTACGAAGTGTGCTGATGGAGATGTCCTACAAGCTAGATGACGCTGGAGAGCCCATCTGCTCCTGCCATCCTGTACAGACATTCCTTGGGGGACCCACTTGCAAACTACTGACCAAAAATGCCATTTTCCAAAACCCAGAGAATGATGGCAGCATCCTGGTGTGCACTGGGGATGAAGCATCAAATTCGGCCATG